gcccctgaacaaggcagtttgcctaccgaggaacagtggattgtcattgtaagtaagaatttgttcttaactgacttgcctagttaaataaaggttacattaaaagaaatatatataaaaaatctctctcccctgtctcagcATCTGTGTTTCCATAAAGCTCACTAGAATGTGATTCAACTCCATTGATTTGGGACAGTTATTACAGAGTGTCCTGGAATGCTACTATCATTGATTACAATTAATTAGAGTGATGATGATGATCGAAGGACAGCATGTGCTTATTGACTGCACAGATGATTCCGCTTGTGTGTCTGACCCCCCACCGTGTCTGCCTTGTCTTGCCTTCCGGCCCTCTCCCATATGTCCCCTTCCTGAAGTGAGTTCTGTCCCTCCTGCATTTCAATTGTAAAATAAAATGCTATTCTGGAGCTGActgtctttttgtctctctctttttagattggtctctctttctctcagctgCCTGAGACTGACTCTACTCCCAGGGGGAAGGGGGTTAGGAGGGGAGTGGTAGGGGGTGAGGGTCAGCGTAGTGTGAGGGTTACCTGATCTTTTGTGGAGTCTCACATTTGCCTGACCTAGAACAGCTGGTGATCCCTGTAAGACCCTGACCCCagcctgcagacacacacatctcTATCACACATTTAAATGCATTTAGCTGTTGTAAATAGTCCCAGGTTAACTTCCTATACaattagtgtgtgtctgtgaaatTGAAACCTCAAGGATCTGTCTTGAGGTATACCAAACAGCCCCTCTATAGCTTTATTATGTGTGtccctgtgggtgtgtgtgccccAGTATCAGCCACCCTGTGAAACACAAACCCAATCAGTCCATGCTAGACATGCTactagagaacagaaagagagagggctgtcTGACATACCTAATGAGGTTTCCCCTGGTGTGGAAGTACATGAGGTATTATTGGGGGCAGAGCAAAAATGTCCATCTTCACACTGCAAAAGCCACATTTAGACTGAAcagagcagcagtgtgtgtctcCAACAACCCAGCTGTCCAATCATTTTAGAATTATgtacttccatccctctctccccaaagAACCACCAGGCAAGGCCTCTTGTCTTTATTGAATTAGCCTCAGCATTCTTAAACAACCAGCAGGCATCATGTCAATATGCTGAACTGGCTTCCTCTCCTAATGTCCAGAGACTTCAAATTAATGGTGAAACTAAATGGTGGAAGCCTACTGCTTGGAATTTGCTGCTTCCTCATCTGGCTTTCCCAGTTCTCCCAGATCAGGGAAGGAGCCTAGGGCATGGAGTTGACTATTCTTGAGAGAATTTGGAAGCTGGTAGCAATAGAGTTCTTGTTGTGTGGTGATTGACGATTATTAAATTGCTCCTGCTGCTGGAATAAGTGTATGGAAATATATTGTCCTTTCTCCAAATCCCTTGTCACCTAGTATTAATGCATGCTGCCATCTAGCGGCCAATATTTTTCTTAGTcgtaataataaaaataaaggtTATTAAGATGTATAGTACTACAACATACATTTACATGTTGTTAATACACATTAACCAGGTTTGTTGAATCCGGGCTGTTTACTGTGCCTGATATTTTGTCTCTGGGGATACATATTTTAGGATAATTGCGATGGTGAGCCATGAATTAATTCCTACAACAATTTTGCATTCAGCGAGCACCAGCACGCGCTCAGCTGATTCTGCAAGTTTCTCATTCAGCTTACCCACAAACCACCGCGCTTCCTTTTCCACTAACGCCTGCAATCATGGCGGATCTGGTGCAGGAGAAGGTACCGGAGCTGAAGCTCGAAGAAGACGCGGTCCTGAACGGAGAtgcagaagagaaagaggaggtagaCCCTTCCGAGGAGACagccaagaagaagaagaaaaagaagaagaagaagtcgGCAGGCCCCGGTAAGAGTTACAGACAGGCCAGTTACCGCTGAGCCGTGCGTGCCTAGGGAAGAGTGTGCCTTATGAATCGTGCGCCAGGCCTTATGAAACACGCCTCGCTCTCATAACACACCCGTAGCTCGATAGCTAAGCATGGGGCGATACTTCTGTCAATCCCACCACGAGGCCGAAATGTCAGTAAGCAGACGGAAATAGTCATACAAGCAAACTTAGTAGTTAGTTCGTTAGCTGGCTAGATATCTTGCTAGTTTAACCGCAGTTCATAGTCCTTTGCTGGCAGGTTCCACAAGTCGCTAGCAAGTTCAAAACCAAGTTTTGATGTTTCGTAATGTGTGGTGGAATGCTGTTATGATTTCCATGGTCGAGGTTGCAACTATGTTTCATAATAACTTGTTTATTTAACACTAACTAGTTACACATGATTGACCGCAATGAATGCCCCGCTGCCTGCTAGCGAGCTATGAAACGTCAAGATACTGTTTGATTCAGACAGCATGCTCACTGTACTCTGCGTACTCACTGCTGACAACGTTGTCCTCGGCATGTGCTATTTCGAGCAACCCATCTTCTTGTAACAACCTCAACTAGCTACAGTTCGCATGAATTATTCTAAAGGATGTCAGACAGTTGCCCTTTTTTAAATTGACATACACAACATTTAGCTTGTAATATGCGTGTTTACATCAGTAAAGCAGGCTTAGCTGCGTGGGCGTGTTCTGTCCCCCAAGGTTATACACAGATGTTAATACGCTCCCCTCTCCTGCCAAGTCCCTGACCTCGGGGATACACTTTGCGGAATGGGATCATTGTCCACAGTCCAAAAGGATCACTTCCCCACTGGACGACAGTACCTTCCCTTGCACGCACATAACAcatctctcatccccctgtcccTCTGGCCTCCTGGATGctctctgttgtgtgtgtgtgtgatggagctgTGGTCGCCACGGCCGACATGTCGTGGTTAGTAagataatataataaataataatatatcccatttagcagacgcttttgtccaaagcgacttacaagtcggctggggccactacttttacatatgggtggccccagcgggaatcgaacccacgacgcttggcgttgcaagcgccatgctctaccgactgagccacacaggaccaggatGAGCTCACCCATGTGTATCTGTCTCTGCGATTTATGACTGCAGCAGCCGTCACCGAGGCTGAGGGCAATGGAGTGGCTGACGTGACACAACAGCTGGAGAAGCAGGCTCTGGAGGacaaagagaaagaagaagacGGGGAGGATGGTAAGAGATCGTAACAGTACTCTACCTTAGCCTAGCCCCTGACCCAGAACCACATGGGCCCGAGCTCCAACCATGGCTCCTCGCACCCTGCTGTGGAGCAGCTGAGCAGGGTTCAGTCCTGTTGTTGTGGCCTGTGAACCAAATCCTAAccacccttaaccttaaccatccGCATGTCTGACCCTTAAGGACAGCACAGAGATGACCTCACACATGACTACATGCGCACCAACCAATACATGGCTTGCTGGGAACTGATAAACTCTTGTGTGACATTTGAATATGACTACATTACTTCAGATTCCTCCCTATTTCTCTCAGATGGAGACGAGGGGGAGAACTCGGCAggcaaaaagaagaagaagaagaaaaagaagaaaggACGTGAGTTGGTCTTATTTTATTTGACACTTAAGTTATGGCTTTCACTTTGTCTGGTCATGCATAGGGTGCAATGGGAGAGTAGACTATGATCTAGTGATGGATATGATTGGCTGCCTCTGCCATACTGCTGCACTCTGGAGCATAACCATAACCCTGCACCCATCTGAGTGCCTCCCCCGTCAGGTCCTCAGGCTAATGGGCACGTTTGACTTTTCCCTGAATATTGCTGTGTCACCTCTGGAATTCCAACTCAAACCTTCTAGATAGTTAATGAAATAGTAATGAGAGCTTATGTGACTGTTTGTTTCTTCCGGTCTTTCACAGCCAAAGTTCAGACTGACCCTCCATCTGTGCCCATCTGTGACTTGTATCCAAGTGGTGTTTTCCCCATCGGTCAGGAATGTGAATACCCCCCATTACAGGATGGGTAAGATTCATACACACAATCTCACGAAACACCTACACTTGGCTTGGTGTGTGGTTTGTACTTGGCTAGTGTGGAAGCGGGGCCCAGCCTCTTATTTCCCCAGCACTGTGTTATACTAGACTGGCAGCTCCTCTGATCATCATGCTATACCTGTCCAACCTTAAACACAAACTGGTAGCTACCAGAGAGACTGGGGCGGGAGATTTGAGTTTGTTCTAAAATAAACAGTGCTGCCTGGCATACATGCATCTGTCAGTGTGGTTATCAAACAGAAGTGACAGGGTTGTTCTTCACCTTTGATCTCTTCACTGATGTGAAACTCATTGACCTAAAGGGCTCTTAAAGATGcgctatgcagaaatcactcctcCATTTCCTGGTTCCTATAATTccaatagtttgcctaatttcagtttgtgacaaaacaagcaagtatagtgtcaAGAATCAATCTGTACAATCTTAtctgctgtgaaatatatattttcataacCCAAAATATTGTGCTTTCAGCTGCTTGAAGCTGGtctacaaaactgaaagtaaataACAAAACTTAACCGGAAGCATAGAAATGTCACAGATAGAACAGATCAACCGCTTCTTAGTCTTGcattcaatgagaatgacagatctatgacacacttttccatgtgaatttggtcaggtcgctgaaaaagttacatattgctgCTTTAACAACACCCAAAACACTGTTGTCGTCATCAGCATCATTTCAGTTTGGTTTATCCTCTAGCCATGCTTGCATTGATCCCCCCTCAGTCACGATGCTGGGTGCGGGAGTAAGATGTATGTGTGGGCACTAACCTTGTTGTTGATCCTCCAGGGTGGTCATGCAAGTACAAAATGTTTGTGTTTTCTAACTTCATTGCTGATTCCCCTTGTGAATTTCATACACAGTGATgggaagaagtgtgtgtgtgtgctgaccgCTAACCTTGTTGCTGAATCCCCTTGGTGCAGGCGTACCGCGGCGTGGAGGACCACCAATGAAGAGAAGCGGGTTCTGGACAAGGCCAACGAGGAAGTGTGGAGCGACTTCAGACAGGCTGCTGAGGCTCATAGGCAGGTCCGCCAGCACGTCCGCAGTTTCATCAAACCTGGCATGACCATGATCGACATCTGGTGAGCCTTCATCATCATCACAGCTGAGATGTTGCTTCCTATTCTTTCTATTTGTCAGTCTTTTTCCTTTGCATTTTATCTTTTGCATATGTCCGTTCTTGCGCTTTCATCCCTTATCAATTTATCTCATCTCTTTCTGTATAACCAATCTCTGTTTCAGTGAGCGGTTGGAGAACTGTTCCAGGAAGTTGATCAAGGAGAATGGTCTGAATGCCGGCCTGGCCTTCCCCACCGGCTGCTCTCTGAACAACTGTGCGGCTCACTACACCCCTAACGCAGGAGACCCCACCGTGCTGCAATACGACGACGTCTGCAAGATCGACTTCGGAACACACATCAACGGTACACCCCTGCCACAGTACCCACGCGGTTCAGCTGACACACACATCAAAACATACTCGACACATAAACGTATACAAatgcatataaacacacacaactaaCCACTCAGACCATGTAGGATGCTGTGCTCACTCGTACTGTATGTCTTCAGGTCGGATTATTGACTGTGCCTTCACCGTCACGTTCAACCCAAAGTATGACAAACTGCTGGAGGCCGTGAGAGACGCCACCAATACTGGAATCAAGGTCCGACATCCATTCACACTCCATCTATTCCTGAGGCCGCTTGATAGAATTTTAAGTAAGTGTAGTTCAGGTGTTCAGTCTCATCTTAATCATGCTTCATCATTCTGCAGTGTGCTGGCATCGACGTGCGTCTGTGTGACGTTGGAGAGAGAATTCAGGAAGTGATGGAGTCGTACGAGGTGGAGATTGACGGAAAAACATACCAAGGTACTGAGCTACTATATATATacttagagagagggaggtcgactgatttttcaacgccgataccgattaattggccgattcttaaaaatgtatttgtaataatgacaattacaacaatactgaatgaacacttattttaacttaatataatacatcaataaaatcaatttagcctcaagtaaataatgaaaaaaCTATGTTTTAGAGAAGAAAgttaaagtgcaatatgtgctatgtaagaaagctgacgtttcagttccttgctcagaacatgagaacatatgaaagctggtggttctttttaacatgagccttcaatattcccaggtaagaagttttaggttgtagttattataggaattataggactatttccccctataccatttgtatttcattaacctttgactatttgatgttcttataggcactttagtattgctaatgtaacagtatagcttccgtccctctcctccctgggctcgaaccagcaacacaacgacaattggcacgcactaactagctagccatttcacttcggttacacgagcctcatcttgggagttgataagcttgaagtaataaacagcgcaatgcttgacgcacaacgaagagctgctgtcaaaaagcacgaaagtgctgtttgaatgaatgtttacgcgcctgcttctgcctaccaccgctgtCATATACTTGTATgttcagtcagattatatgcaacgcaggacacgctagataatatctagtaatataatctaccatgtgtagttaactagtgattatgattgattgttttttataacaTAAGTTTAattctagctagcaacttaccttggcttactgcattcgggtaacaggcagtctccttgcaagagagaggcaggtcgttattgcgttggactaatTAACTGTgaagttgcaagattggatcctccgagctgacaaggtgaaaatctgtcgttctgcccctgaacaaggcagttaacgcaccgttcctaggccgtcattgaaaataagaatgttcttaactgacttgcctagttaaataaaggtatattaataatatatatatatatatattaataataataatatatatatatatatttataacaaTCTGAAATTGGTATTTTTATATATAacatgaaatcggccctaattaatcggccattccgattaatcagtcgacctgttatatatatatatatatatatcacacacagtGAATTTGTTGTAATTTATGATTGAAGATAATTCCTCACAAATGTTAATTTCCAGTGAAGCCAATCCGAAACCTGAACGGCCACTCAATTGGCCAGTACAGGATACATGCCGGCAAGACTGTCCCCATTGTCAAAGGAGGAGAAGCTACCAGGATGGAGGTGTGTACCTGTCTTACTGAGTGTTTGAAGAGCAAGGGGGAGGCAAGGTTAGAAAGGGCTGCTGAGTTAATGGTGTGCTGTGGGAGGGTGACTGGGTAATGATGCTGTGCTCTGGGAAGGTGACCGGGTAATGATGCTGAGTTAATGGTGTGCTTAGGAACCGAGCCAGGTCCAATTAGTCAGTAACACAATACCTGCTTGCCTGAATTGGTGTCGTCGATGATCAAGGAATTTCTGTAACACAGGATTGCCTGCACCTGTATTTGTTTAACTGCAGCAGTGTCTTCCTACCCCAATAAGTGTCCTTTTTATGACTGATTCCCTCTCTTGCACGACCAGGAGGGAGAGGTGTACGCCATCGAGACGTTTGGCAGCACAGGGAAGGGCGTGGTCCATGATGACATGGAGTGTTCTCATTAC
The genomic region above belongs to Oncorhynchus masou masou isolate Uvic2021 chromosome 27, UVic_Omas_1.1, whole genome shotgun sequence and contains:
- the LOC135515828 gene encoding methionine aminopeptidase 2-like isoform X1, yielding MADLVQEKVPELKLEEDAVLNGDAEEKEEVDPSEETAKKKKKKKKKKSAGPAAVTEAEGNGVADVTQQLEKQALEDKEKEEDGEDDGDEGENSAGKKKKKKKKKKGPKVQTDPPSVPICDLYPSGVFPIGQECEYPPLQDGRTAAWRTTNEEKRVLDKANEEVWSDFRQAAEAHRQVRQHVRSFIKPGMTMIDICERLENCSRKLIKENGLNAGLAFPTGCSLNNCAAHYTPNAGDPTVLQYDDVCKIDFGTHINGRIIDCAFTVTFNPKYDKLLEAVRDATNTGIKCAGIDVRLCDVGERIQEVMESYEVEIDGKTYQVKPIRNLNGHSIGQYRIHAGKTVPIVKGGEATRMEEGEVYAIETFGSTGKGVVHDDMECSHYMKNFDVGHVPIRLPRAKHLLNVINENFGTLAFCRRWLDRLGESKYLMALKNLCDLGIVDPYPPLCDTKGSYTAQFEHTILLRPTCKEVVSRGDDY
- the LOC135515828 gene encoding methionine aminopeptidase 2-like isoform X2; translation: MADLVQEKVPELKLEEDAVLNGDAEEKEEVDPSEETAKKKKKKKKKKSAGPAVTEAEGNGVADVTQQLEKQALEDKEKEEDGEDDGDEGENSAGKKKKKKKKKKGPKVQTDPPSVPICDLYPSGVFPIGQECEYPPLQDGRTAAWRTTNEEKRVLDKANEEVWSDFRQAAEAHRQVRQHVRSFIKPGMTMIDICERLENCSRKLIKENGLNAGLAFPTGCSLNNCAAHYTPNAGDPTVLQYDDVCKIDFGTHINGRIIDCAFTVTFNPKYDKLLEAVRDATNTGIKCAGIDVRLCDVGERIQEVMESYEVEIDGKTYQVKPIRNLNGHSIGQYRIHAGKTVPIVKGGEATRMEEGEVYAIETFGSTGKGVVHDDMECSHYMKNFDVGHVPIRLPRAKHLLNVINENFGTLAFCRRWLDRLGESKYLMALKNLCDLGIVDPYPPLCDTKGSYTAQFEHTILLRPTCKEVVSRGDDY